One Haemorhous mexicanus isolate bHaeMex1 chromosome 9, bHaeMex1.pri, whole genome shotgun sequence DNA segment encodes these proteins:
- the LOC132331204 gene encoding pancreatic alpha-amylase-like, producing MGIYFLLLVVGLCWGQYNPNTLPKRTSIVHLFEWRWQDIAEECERYLAPHGFGGVQISPPNENVIITDPRQPWWERYQPVSYKLCTRSGNETEFRDMVTRCNNVGVHIYVDAVINHMCGANAGAGDHATCGSYFNARTEDFPAVPYSALDFNDHKCKSRSGNIENYHDISQVRDCRLVSLLDLALDKAHVRSRVAAYLNQLLGLGVAGFRIDAAKHMWPADVKAILDELEDLNTQWFPAGTKPFIYQEVIDLGGEPIKGSDYFGNGRVTEFKYGAKLGTVLRKWDGEKMAYLKNWGEGWGFVPSDRALVFVDNHDNQRGHGAGGASILTFWDARLYKMAVGFMLAHPYGFTRVMSSFRWPRYFENGKDVNDWYGPPSYSDGSIKPVTINPDTTCGNDWVCEHRWRQIRNMVIFRNVVDGEPFSNWWDNGSNQVAFGRGNKGFIIFNNDDWSLNVSLQTGLPAGTYCDIISGQKEGDFCTAVEVHVAADGMANFLIGNEDQDPFIAIHVDAKL from the exons ATGGGGATCTATTTTCTGCTGTTAGTTGTAGGGCTTTGCTGGGGGCAGTACAACCCCAACACTCTCCCAAAGAGAACCTCTATTGTGCATCTCTTTGAATGGCGCTGGCAGGATATTGCTGAGGAGTGTGAGCGCTACTTAGCTCCACATGGATTTGGAGGAGTTCAG ATTTCACCTCCAAATGAAAATGTTATCATTACTGACCCCCGGCAGCCATGGTGGGAAAGATACCAGCCTGTCAGCTACAAGCTGTGCACAAGATCTGGAAACGAAACTGAATTTAGAGACATGGTGACCCGGTGCAACAATGTTGGA GTGCACATTTATGTGGATGCAGTAATCAACCATATGTGTGGAGCTAATGCTGGGGCTGGTGACCATGCTACTTGTGGAAGCTATTTCAATGCAAGGACTGAAGatttcccagctgtgccctaTTCTGCCTTGGACTTTAATGATCATAAATGTAAATCTAGAAGTGGAAACATTGAGAATTATCATGATATATCTCAG GTGCGGGACTGCCGCCTGGTCAGCCTGCTGGACCTGGCCCTGGACAAGGCCCACGTGCGCTCCAGGGTTGCCGCGTACCTGAACCAGCTCCTCGGCCTCGGCGTGGCGGGCTTCCGCATCGACGCTGCCAAGCACATGTGGCCTGCCGATGTCAAGGCCATTTTAGATGAGCTGGAAGATCTAAATACTCAGTGGTTTCCTGCAGGAACTAAACCTTTCATTTACCAAGAG GTAATTGACTTGGGTGGAGAGCCCATCAAGGGCAGTGATTACTTTGGAAATGGCCGAGTGACAGAATTCAAGTACGGTGCCAAACTGGGGACAGTGCTCCGCAAGTGGGACGGAGAAAAGATGGCCTACTTAAA GAACTGGGGAGAAGGCTGGGGCTTTGTGCCTTCCGACAGAGCCCTGGTCTTTGTGGATAATCACGACAACCAGAGAGGACACGGGGCTGGTGGAGCTTCCATTCTGACCTTCTGGGATGCCAG GCTCTATAAAATGGCAGTTGGTTTCATGCTTGCCCATCCGTATGGCTTCACACGTGTGATGTCAAGTTTTCGCTGGCCAAGatattttgaaaatggaaaG GACGTCAATGACTGGTATGGACCCCCAAGTTACTCCGATGGCTCCATAAAGCCCGTTACAATCAATCCGGACACGACCTGCGGCAACGACTGGGTTTGTGAACATCGCTGGCGTCAGATCAG GAACATGGTTATCTTCCGTAACGTGGTGGATGGTGAGCCTTTCTCCAACTGGTGGGACAATGGCAGCAATCAAGTGGCTTTTGGCCGTGGGAATAAAGGCTTCATCATCTTCAATAATGATGACTG GTCCTTGAATGTATCTCTGCAAACTGGTCTGCCTGCTGGCACTTACTGTGATATCATTTCTGGGCAAAAGGAAGGTGACTTCTGCACAGCAGTTGAAGTTCACGTTGCTGCTGATGGCATGGCTAATTTCCTAATTGGGAATGAAGACCAGGACCCATTCATTGCCATTCATGTTGATGCTAAATTGTAA